GTTCTCCAACAGCTCGGTCTCGGCACTCGTGAAATCATTGTGATCAGAGAGGACGAACACCGGATCGTCCGGTGGTTCTGTCTCTCTGATCGGCTGTCCGTCTTCGTGCAGTTCGATCACGGTACCCTCTTTGGCTGCGTTTGCGAACGTCTCCTCGGTTCCCAGTCGGGAGAGATAGACACCAGGAGAAGTCTCTGTTTCCATATGCCCAATCGCATTCTCACGCTGTTCGAGCGCATTGCGAACGAGAGCGGCCGTGCTCCGTTCGTCAGGATTCAACCGTCGGAGTTCTTGACCCTCAAAACGGATCGTGAACGTATCGGCAAGCACGAGCCGACAGCGCACATCCGTCCGAATCGCGTGTGAGAGGAAGAACGCAGAGTTGACACACCGGCAAAGCACGTCTAATCGCCCTGCTCCACCCGCGATATCGTCGAGCGAGAAAGTCGCAGCCGTCGGGGCATCGTGCCCGAGAACGATGAACTGTCGCATGAGATATCTGATCTGGCACACCAACAGTGATACGTCCGTCGGGACAGCACTACTGTAAGAAACGGGCGAGAGATGTGTCACAACATGAATTCAGATGGACGCAGTGAAGGGGGAAAGTGTGGCTGTATGATACCGGTGGCGGGCATTCGTACTATCGAGTATCAAACGATCCCGATCGGGAAATCTCCTCGAAACCACCGATCGACGAAAGCTACTTTGCAAGCGAACGAATCGCCGATCGATACTGTGAGTACGGCTGTGCTCCGATGATTGTCTTCGACTTTTTCGTCTTTCGATTGTAGATGTAGAACGCGGGCGTCCCACGGATCGACGCCTGATTCGCCGCAGTAGTCTCGTTGCTGACCTGCCGTTCAAATTGTTTGCGGTGGGCATCGATGTTCGATTTGACTTTGTTTACGTCGATGCCGACACGCTCTGTGATATCGAGAAGCTTTGATCGCTCAGCCCACCCGCTTCCTTTCGATCCCTGCTGTTTGAAGACAGCGTGATGCCAATCCCAGTAGTGGTTCGGATTATCACCCGCCACCGTCGTCCAGACTGCTTTCGCTAGCACCGCCGCAGGCCACGAGTTCTTCCCGATGTTTGGTAGCTCGAGAAACGCAAACCGAGCAAGTCCATCCTTGACCTCGTTTTTGGCGAGTTTCGGATGGATTTTGAGAGCAAATCGCTGACAGAACGGACAGAGATAATCGCTCCAATAGAGAACCATAACGGGAGCTTCATCGAATCCCATCACCGGACTCGCCGCAAGATCGACGCCGAACTTTGCAGTTCCCGACACCGAATCGAGAAACGGGAACTGTAATGACGGGGTTGGTGTCGGCGTCGGTGTCGGCGTGGGAGTTGGCGTCGGTGTCGACGTCGGAGTGGGAGTCAGGGTCGACGTATCTGTTGTTGTTGCTGTTCCGGTTGGTGTTGCTGTCGTGGTGGATGTCGACGTCTGGAGAGTTTGTGTTGACGAATTGTTCTCTGTTACTGTTGCGGTTGATGGAGGCATCCGCGGTCGACGTGGTGTCGCGTTTGTCAAGAGAGAACGGTCCGGGGTCGCATTCGACGTGTTCGTCGTATTTGTTTGCGCTGTGGTATTGACAGCATCTGTACTCTTCCCAGTCGAGTTTTCTTGTTCCGGTTGTCCGAGACAACCAGCAACCGTACCGATGAGAGCAAGTGTCGTACTCTGAAGAAGTGAACGTCGCGTTGTGTTTGAGTTACGTATTGGCATAGTCCCTGACAACATCAAACGGTCGTTGAGGCGATCACTTGCCACGAACCGTTGACTGGATGCCTGTCATAACAAGAGTGCCAGTAATAGATGTTATGTCTGACATTGTGACAAATATCAGACAACAATTCATTATACACGAGTTCCGATCTCTGTGTATCAAAAGTACAGTGACAGATCGAGTATGGGAAACGATTCGAGAACACTATCGTGAGGCGGTGAACATTAGCCCTCTGTTTCGCGGAGTCGTGTTCGAATGGTGTCTTCGACCGATTGCGCCGGTCGCCAACCGAGGCCGTCGGCGGCATCCGTGGTGTCAACGGTAAACGTATCGACGAGCGTCTCGGCACTCCGAGGATTTTCGACCACGTCAAGATCGACATCGATCCCCCGTTCTTCGTGGGCGATCGTCTTGACGAGTTCGGCGACTTCCATCACGCTCAGGTCTTCATCTGTTCCGATCTCGTAGCGCTCGACACCGGTAATGCCGTCACTCAGTTGCTGTACGAGGCGCTCTGCGCTCAGTATGTATACTTGGGCTACGTCAGTAACGTGGACGTAGTTTCGCGCTTGCGTCCCGGGGGCATAGACTGTGATCGGATCACGCGCGAGGGCACGATTCAGGAAGAAGTTGATGACCGTTCCTTTCGAGACAGTCGTTCCGTCGATTGTGTGCTCACCGTACACGTTCGAAATCATAAACAGATGAGCGGGAAATGCTCCTTCTGCGAACGTTTCGATAGCGCGTTCTCCGAGTACCTTCGACCGGCCGTACCAGTTCAATGGAGCGCGTGGGAGGTCTGTGGTTATCGGGAACACCGTCGGATCACCGAGAACAGCCATGCTGAACGGGAACGCGAGTGCAGCACCAGACGCTCGACACCACCACGCAACGTTGTTCGTCCCCTGCACGTTCACATCGTGTGCCAAATCGGGGTTCGTATCACAGTCGTCGACACCGCTGACAGCCGCGAGGTGAAGAACGACATCAGCACCATCGAGGGCAGCCGCTAACTCCTCGCGGTGACGAATATCGACGTGTTCGATATCGATATCACCCACGCGACGGACCTGCCCTCGATAGAAGTTATCGAGCGCGGTGACCCGCCACTCCGGATGTGTTTTCTGTAGCTGGTCGACGACACGACTGCCGATGTACCCCGCCGCTCCTGTGACGGCGATGTGTGGTGTGCTGTTACTCATGTGTTCTCGGATGGTTACCGTAATCACTGAACTTCGCTGCGAGATCCCGAACACCCTCGCGGAGCGTCCATTTGGTCTCAAAACCCGTTTCCTCGAGTCGATCGAAATTAACGTGGTAGGACGGGCCGGGATGCTCGTCTCTGAGATACGTCATATCGACGGAGGCGACTTCCTCGCTGACGAGCGTGGCAATCTCACTGATCCGATAGTTTTCTGCTTCGTCTCCAATGTTGTAGATTGGATGATCCCACGATTCGGGCTGGGTTGCGGCATGAGCGTACGCCCGCGCAGCGTCATGGACGTGGATGAACGGTCGCCAGTTCGAGCCATCGCCGTAGACGGTCAGCGGCCGCCCTGTTAGCGCCCGGAAGACGAACTGGTTCACGACGAGATTGAACCGGATTCCCGGTGCTGCGCCGTAGTTCGTCGCCAGACGCAGCGCTGTTCGATCGAATCCGAACCGCTCGCCAGCACTGCGGAGTAAGTGCTCGGCTTCGAGTTTCGACGCTGCGTACGGGTTGATTGGATCGGGGTCGATCGTCTCATCGAGATCTGGGTTCGTTGCTCGTCCGTAGAGATTGCACGAGGATGCGAGCACGACGTTTTCGACAGCGAGCTTGCCCGCTGCAGTGATGACGTTCTCCGTCCCTGTGAGGTTTGTCTCGAACGTCTCCTCGCGGTGATCGTGCGTGCTTGCCGCGCCAGTGATCGCCGCGAGATGAATCACGGTGTCACACCCGCGCATCGCGTTCTCGACGTCGCCGTACTCGCGCACGTCACCGCGGACGAACGCGATCGAGTCAGTAACCGAACCCATCAGTGCTCGTGGCGATCCGCTCGAGAGATCGTCCATAACAACGACGCGCTCGATACGATCGTCCGAATCGAGCAGCGGGACGAGCACGCTCCCGATGTACCCGCACCCACCGGTGACGAAGACGGTGTCGCTCATTACTCCTCCAGAACGTCCGGAAGGAAGCGATCTTCGTGTGCCACGATCGTATCTCTGTGTGCTGTCAGCGTTTCCAAGATGTCACGCATCCCACTCTCGAAGGTCTGGCGCTGTTCGCCGATAAGGTCCATGTACCGGTCATTTTCGATCTCCATCGCGTGCTCTTCGTCCTCTTCGCGGGGATTTTCGACGTGGGTCACGTCTACATCGAGCCCGAACTCCGCCCCGACGTCAGCGATCGTCTCCGCCATCTCGACGATGCTGATGGGTCTCGTGACCTGATTGTACACGGTGTGTTCAGCTGACTGTCCGGAAACGACGAGTTGGGCCAGTCCTTCTACAGCGTCTTCGAGGCTGACGAACGGCTTTCGCTGCTCTCCTTTTCCGTACACGGTGAGAGGATATCCTGCGATCGCCTGCGCGCAAAACCGGTGTGCGACCACACCGAAATAGTAGTCGAAATCGAACCGGGTTCGAAGTCGTTCGTCTGCGCGTGTTTCTTCGGTCTCGGTTCCGTAGGTGATCGCGGTTCGAACGTCACTGATCGGTATCCCGAACTGTCGGTGTGCGAGCCGTAAGTTGGCCGCGTCGTGGGATTTCGTCAGGTGATACCAGCTCCCGGCCATCGCGGGAAACGGGACCGCATCGCGGTGGCCCTCGTGTTCCATGACAGCACCACCCTCCGGGATGGGGAACTCAGGCGCGCCGTAGACCCCCGTCGTAGTGGTCTCGACGAAGTGGGTGTCGGCCATATCGTGCTCGTGCAGCCCCCAGACAAGGTTGCGCGTTGCCTGCATGTTGTTGTGCTGGGTGTAGTTCGCCCGCTCGCCGTTGAGTTGCGAATACGGTGCGGACGGCTGTGCCGCCGTATGAACGATGGCGCGTGGCTCGTGGACGGTGAGCAGCTGGTCGACGAATCCTCGGTCGGTGAGGTCGCCCTCGACGAACGAGAGATTCGAGAGACCGTGGACATTCCGCGCCGCTGTGAGTCGTTCGTCCATTGCCGCGACCGGAGCCGCACTCTTCGATCCGATCGACTCGACCCACTCGCGCCGAGCGAAATTATCGACAAGGATGCACCGTTCGTCCGTTCTACTCGCAATACGAAGCCCAGTGGGCCACCCGATATACCCGTCGCCGCCTGTGATAATGATCGCCATTAGTTACTCACTGAGCGAGTAACTCCCGTCCAGTACTAAGTACTTTTTGCCTCGTTCTTGTTGACTAATGGATCTACCGGCAAAACAATCCGTGTGTTGGCGCCAGAGAGATCGAA
The nucleotide sequence above comes from Halocatena marina. Encoded proteins:
- the trmY gene encoding tRNA (pseudouridine(54)-N(1))-methyltransferase TrmY — its product is MRQFIVLGHDAPTAATFSLDDIAGGAGRLDVLCRCVNSAFFLSHAIRTDVRCRLVLADTFTIRFEGQELRRLNPDERSTAALVRNALEQRENAIGHMETETSPGVYLSRLGTEETFANAAKEGTVIELHEDGQPIRETEPPDDPVFVLSDHNDFTSAETELLENTATTRVRLGPERLHADHAITVVQNYLDTAGYTAY
- a CDS encoding DsbA family protein, coding for MPPSTATVTENNSSTQTLQTSTSTTTATPTGTATTTDTSTLTPTPTSTPTPTPTPTPTPTPTPSLQFPFLDSVSGTAKFGVDLAASPVMGFDEAPVMVLYWSDYLCPFCQRFALKIHPKLAKNEVKDGLARFAFLELPNIGKNSWPAAVLAKAVWTTVAGDNPNHYWDWHHAVFKQQGSKGSGWAERSKLLDITERVGIDVNKVKSNIDAHRKQFERQVSNETTAANQASIRGTPAFYIYNRKTKKSKTIIGAQPYSQYRSAIRSLAK
- a CDS encoding NAD(P)-dependent oxidoreductase; this encodes MSNSTPHIAVTGAAGYIGSRVVDQLQKTHPEWRVTALDNFYRGQVRRVGDIDIEHVDIRHREELAAALDGADVVLHLAAVSGVDDCDTNPDLAHDVNVQGTNNVAWWCRASGAALAFPFSMAVLGDPTVFPITTDLPRAPLNWYGRSKVLGERAIETFAEGAFPAHLFMISNVYGEHTIDGTTVSKGTVINFFLNRALARDPITVYAPGTQARNYVHVTDVAQVYILSAERLVQQLSDGITGVERYEIGTDEDLSVMEVAELVKTIAHEERGIDVDLDVVENPRSAETLVDTFTVDTTDAADGLGWRPAQSVEDTIRTRLRETEG
- a CDS encoding NAD(P)-dependent oxidoreductase; this translates as MSDTVFVTGGCGYIGSVLVPLLDSDDRIERVVVMDDLSSGSPRALMGSVTDSIAFVRGDVREYGDVENAMRGCDTVIHLAAITGAASTHDHREETFETNLTGTENVITAAGKLAVENVVLASSCNLYGRATNPDLDETIDPDPINPYAASKLEAEHLLRSAGERFGFDRTALRLATNYGAAPGIRFNLVVNQFVFRALTGRPLTVYGDGSNWRPFIHVHDAARAYAHAATQPESWDHPIYNIGDEAENYRISEIATLVSEEVASVDMTYLRDEHPGPSYHVNFDRLEETGFETKWTLREGVRDLAAKFSDYGNHPRTHE
- a CDS encoding NAD-dependent epimerase/dehydratase family protein, translated to MAIIITGGDGYIGWPTGLRIASRTDERCILVDNFARREWVESIGSKSAAPVAAMDERLTAARNVHGLSNLSFVEGDLTDRGFVDQLLTVHEPRAIVHTAAQPSAPYSQLNGERANYTQHNNMQATRNLVWGLHEHDMADTHFVETTTTGVYGAPEFPIPEGGAVMEHEGHRDAVPFPAMAGSWYHLTKSHDAANLRLAHRQFGIPISDVRTAITYGTETEETRADERLRTRFDFDYYFGVVAHRFCAQAIAGYPLTVYGKGEQRKPFVSLEDAVEGLAQLVVSGQSAEHTVYNQVTRPISIVEMAETIADVGAEFGLDVDVTHVENPREEDEEHAMEIENDRYMDLIGEQRQTFESGMRDILETLTAHRDTIVAHEDRFLPDVLEE